In the Caballeronia sp. LZ062 genome, one interval contains:
- a CDS encoding ABC transporter substrate-binding protein: MKRRTFIASGAVLAGSAVTGMPLAFAQGKPEQTKVSIAVGGKNLFYYLPLTIAERRNYFKDEGLDIEIADFAGGAKALQAAVGGSADVVSGAFEHTLLLQAKNQYFREFVLQGRAPQIVLAVSKKAMPNYKSVADLKGKKIGVTAPGSSTSIMASFVLAKAGLKATDVSFIGVGAGAGAIAALESGQIDAMANLDPVMTKLDRAGEIRIVSDTRTLADTRTVFGGNMPAGCLYASQSFISKNPNTTQALTNAMVRALKWLQTASGKELIATVPEGYLLGDRALYLDSWQHVKEAMSPDGLMPEDGPATSLKTLQAFDETVKGKPIDLSKTWTNDFVKKALASVKA, translated from the coding sequence ATGAAACGCAGGACGTTCATCGCGAGCGGCGCCGTGCTCGCGGGTAGCGCAGTGACGGGCATGCCGCTCGCGTTCGCGCAAGGCAAGCCTGAACAGACGAAGGTGTCGATTGCCGTCGGCGGCAAGAACCTCTTCTACTATCTGCCGCTCACCATCGCGGAGCGCCGCAACTACTTCAAGGACGAAGGGCTCGATATCGAGATCGCCGACTTCGCGGGCGGCGCGAAGGCGTTGCAGGCGGCGGTCGGCGGCAGCGCAGACGTGGTGTCCGGCGCGTTCGAGCACACGCTGCTGCTGCAAGCCAAGAACCAGTATTTCCGCGAATTCGTGCTGCAAGGGCGCGCGCCGCAGATCGTGCTCGCCGTTTCGAAGAAGGCGATGCCGAACTACAAGTCCGTCGCGGACCTGAAAGGCAAGAAGATCGGCGTGACGGCGCCGGGTTCGTCTACGTCGATCATGGCGAGCTTCGTGCTCGCGAAGGCCGGTCTCAAGGCGACGGACGTGTCCTTCATCGGCGTGGGTGCGGGAGCGGGCGCGATTGCCGCGCTGGAGTCCGGCCAGATCGACGCGATGGCGAACCTCGATCCCGTGATGACAAAGCTCGATCGCGCGGGCGAGATTCGCATCGTCTCGGACACGCGCACGCTCGCGGATACGCGCACTGTGTTCGGCGGCAACATGCCCGCGGGGTGTCTCTACGCGTCGCAGAGCTTCATCAGCAAGAATCCGAATACGACCCAGGCGCTCACCAACGCGATGGTGCGCGCGCTCAAGTGGCTGCAAACGGCGTCGGGCAAGGAATTGATCGCGACGGTGCCGGAAGGGTATCTGCTCGGCGACCGCGCGCTGTATCTGGATTCGTGGCAGCACGTGAAGGAAGCCATGTCGCCCGATGGCCTGATGCCGGAAGACGGCCCGGCGACGTCGCTGAAAACGCTTCAGGCTTTCGACGAAACCGTGAAGGGCAAGCCGATCGACCTCTCGAAGACGTGGACGAACGATTTCGTGAAGAAGGCGCTCGCCTCGGTCAAGGCGTGA